A region of Cellulomonas sp. WB94 DNA encodes the following proteins:
- a CDS encoding TRAM domain-containing protein — translation MDSDLIELEIGPIAHGGHCVARLDAVDDGTSGADGPGRGRVVFVRHTLPGERVLARLTESGEGATFWRADAVEVLVASPDRVPSAWPAAGPGGVGGGELAHVALPAQRAWKSTVIAEQLSRLAHVEREVPVEGAPGDDERGGLGWRTRIELVADASGRAGMSKFRSHDVLALDSMPLASEAIVALDLFSKTWRPGARIEAVAPAGGDAPLVLVDGEPFDLRRGRPDPRPNARSSVNEIVEIAGRTHVFRVGASAFWQVHREAPGVLARAVLEALGDVEGATVLDLYSGSGLFTVPISEAVGPTGAVVAVEGDARAVRDARRVVHDRPNVELLQGDVGRVMTGEDDSSSSVVHADVVVLDPPRVGAGRVVVEAIAALRPERVVYVACDPAALARDIAYFAGAGYTLGDVRAFDLFPMTHHVECVAVLLPA, via the coding sequence GTGGACTCTGACCTGATTGAGCTCGAGATCGGCCCCATCGCGCACGGCGGGCACTGCGTGGCACGCCTGGATGCGGTGGACGACGGGACGTCTGGTGCGGACGGCCCCGGCCGGGGCCGCGTCGTCTTCGTGCGGCACACCCTGCCGGGCGAGCGGGTGCTCGCGCGTCTGACCGAGTCCGGCGAGGGTGCGACGTTCTGGCGCGCCGACGCGGTCGAGGTCCTCGTGGCGTCGCCGGATCGCGTGCCGTCGGCCTGGCCTGCTGCGGGTCCCGGGGGAGTGGGTGGCGGTGAGCTCGCTCACGTCGCCCTCCCCGCGCAGCGCGCCTGGAAGTCGACAGTCATCGCCGAGCAGCTGAGCAGGCTGGCGCACGTCGAGCGCGAGGTCCCCGTCGAGGGGGCTCCCGGCGACGACGAGCGTGGCGGGCTCGGCTGGCGCACCCGCATCGAGCTCGTGGCGGACGCCTCGGGGCGGGCCGGCATGAGCAAGTTCCGCTCGCACGACGTGCTGGCGCTGGACTCGATGCCGCTCGCGAGCGAGGCCATCGTCGCGCTCGACCTGTTCTCCAAGACGTGGCGACCCGGTGCGCGCATCGAGGCCGTGGCCCCCGCGGGCGGCGACGCGCCGCTCGTCCTGGTCGACGGCGAACCCTTCGACCTGCGCCGTGGCCGCCCGGACCCCCGCCCGAACGCCCGGTCCTCGGTCAACGAGATCGTCGAGATCGCCGGCCGCACCCATGTGTTCCGGGTCGGTGCCAGCGCCTTCTGGCAGGTCCACCGCGAGGCGCCCGGCGTCCTTGCGCGCGCCGTGCTCGAGGCGCTGGGCGACGTCGAGGGCGCCACGGTGCTCGACCTGTACTCCGGCTCGGGGCTGTTCACCGTGCCGATCTCCGAGGCCGTCGGGCCCACAGGTGCCGTCGTCGCGGTCGAGGGCGATGCCCGGGCCGTCCGCGACGCCCGCCGGGTCGTGCACGACCGTCCGAACGTCGAGCTGCTCCAGGGCGACGTCGGACGGGTCATGACCGGTGAGGACGACTCGAGCTCGAGCGTCGTGCACGCCGACGTCGTCGTCCTCGACCCGCCGCGCGTCGGTGCGGGTCGGGTGGTCGTCGAGGCGATCGCCGCGCTGCGGCCCGAGCGGGTCGTGTACGTGGCGTGCGACCCCGCGGCACTCGCTCGCGACATCGCCTACTTCGCGGGCGCCGGCTACACGCTGGGCGACGTGCGGGCGTTCGACCTGTTCCCGATGACGCACCACGTCGAGTGCGTGGCGGTCCTCCTCCCGGCGTGA
- a CDS encoding TRIC cation channel family protein: protein MRRAPRAHRVLLDRGRAARSPLEQLLELVGVFVGGLSGALAAIRKQFDIFGIVVLAWAAGLGGGLMRDVLIGAFPPVGIGRWEFILTACLAGVTMYFFHPRLERARRMIAALDAGALALFTVVGTVKGLSLGAGPTAAVCVGVITGVGGGVLRDLLTGEVPVVLHHRQLYAIPSVIGASVTVALWSTSSLSTLTVGVAVGLVLGLRLVAMRFHLNVPGPWRGGARES from the coding sequence GTGCGCCGCGCACCGCGCGCGCACCGGGTGCTGTTGGATCGGGGGCGTGCCGCCCGATCTCCCCTCGAACAGCTCCTGGAGCTCGTCGGCGTGTTCGTGGGCGGTCTTTCGGGCGCGCTGGCCGCCATCCGCAAGCAGTTCGACATCTTCGGCATCGTGGTGCTGGCGTGGGCGGCGGGGCTCGGGGGCGGGCTCATGCGCGACGTGCTCATCGGCGCGTTCCCACCGGTGGGCATCGGTCGGTGGGAGTTCATCCTGACCGCGTGCCTCGCGGGCGTGACGATGTACTTCTTCCACCCGCGGCTCGAGCGGGCCCGGCGCATGATCGCCGCGCTGGACGCCGGCGCGCTCGCGCTCTTCACGGTCGTCGGGACGGTCAAGGGCCTCTCGCTGGGTGCCGGCCCGACCGCGGCGGTGTGCGTCGGCGTCATCACGGGCGTCGGCGGCGGTGTCCTGCGTGACCTGCTCACGGGTGAGGTGCCGGTCGTCCTGCACCATCGCCAGCTCTACGCGATCCCGTCGGTGATCGGCGCCTCGGTGACCGTCGCGCTCTGGTCCACCTCGTCGCTCTCGACGCTCACGGTGGGCGTCGCCGTCGGCCTGGTGCTCGGGCTCCGCCTCGTCGCGATGCGGTTCCACCTGAACGTCCCCGGACCCTGGCGGGGCGGGGCGCGCGAGAGCTGA
- a CDS encoding inositol monophosphatase family protein: MRELVALAEELARAAGHLVRDGRPDRVDVAATKSSPIDVVTAMDLASEALLRRMLAERRPGDGVLGEEEGHVAGTTGLTWVLDPIDGTVNYLYGIPAYAISVAVVAGEPDPATWTAVAGCVHSVADGRTYTAGRGLGAQLDGRAIRVNSARPLAESLLGTGFGYTVERRRAQARVVAALLPQVRDIRRIGSAALDLCTVASGGLDLHYERGLRPWDHAAGALVAQEAGALVSGLRGRPAGEAMTVAGAPGTVEELIALLEDLEADTDS; the protein is encoded by the coding sequence GTGCGCGAGCTCGTCGCGCTGGCCGAGGAGCTCGCGCGGGCCGCGGGTCACCTCGTGCGCGACGGGCGTCCCGACCGGGTCGACGTCGCGGCCACGAAGTCCAGCCCGATCGACGTCGTCACGGCGATGGACCTCGCGTCCGAGGCGCTGCTGCGCAGGATGCTCGCGGAGCGTCGACCGGGTGACGGGGTCCTGGGCGAGGAGGAGGGGCATGTCGCCGGGACGACGGGCCTCACGTGGGTCCTCGACCCGATCGACGGCACCGTGAACTACCTGTACGGGATCCCCGCCTACGCGATCTCGGTCGCCGTCGTGGCGGGTGAGCCCGACCCGGCGACGTGGACCGCGGTGGCGGGATGCGTGCACTCGGTCGCGGACGGACGGACGTACACCGCGGGCCGCGGCCTGGGCGCGCAGCTCGACGGTCGCGCCATCCGGGTCAACTCGGCGCGGCCGCTCGCCGAGTCGCTCCTCGGGACGGGCTTCGGTTACACCGTCGAGCGTCGCCGCGCGCAGGCGCGGGTCGTGGCGGCGCTGCTGCCCCAGGTACGTGACATTCGTCGCATCGGATCGGCCGCGCTCGACCTGTGCACCGTGGCGTCCGGCGGTCTCGACCTGCACTACGAACGTGGCCTGCGGCCGTGGGACCACGCGGCCGGTGCGCTCGTCGCGCAGGAGGCCGGCGCGCTGGTCAGCGGGCTGCGTGGGCGGCCGGCAGGCGAGGCGATGACGGTCGCAGGTGCGCCTGGCACCGTGGAGGAGCTGATCGCGTTGCTCGAGGACCTCGAGGCTGACACGGACTCCTGA
- a CDS encoding DUF4193 domain-containing protein: MATDYDAPRKTEEDLSEDSLQELQARRSDKNSGVVDEDETEAAEGFELPGADLSGEELSVRVLPRQADEFTCTRCYLVHHRSQLAYEKDGQPVCSECAA; encoded by the coding sequence ATGGCAACCGACTACGACGCCCCGCGCAAGACCGAGGAGGACCTGAGCGAGGACTCGCTCCAGGAGCTCCAGGCCCGGCGCTCCGACAAGAACTCGGGCGTGGTGGACGAGGACGAGACCGAAGCTGCCGAAGGATTCGAGCTCCCCGGAGCCGATCTCTCCGGCGAGGAGCTGTCGGTCCGGGTGCTTCCGCGTCAGGCGGACGAATTCACCTGCACCCGGTGCTATCTCGTCCACCACCGCAGCCAGCTCGCGTACGAGAAGGACGGCCAGCCCGTCTGCTCCGAGTGCGCGGCCTGA
- a CDS encoding TrkA family potassium uptake protein, which produces MGCGRVGATLAQSLEGQGHSVAVIDQNPEAFRRLDAEFSGNKVTGLGFDRDTLQQAGIEDAYGFAAVSDGDNSNILAARVVREKYGVDNVVARIYDPHRAEIYQRLGIPTVATVRWTADQVLRRLLPMGATEEHRDSSGHIVLAQVDVHPGWVGRPLRALEEASGARVAYVTRYGDGVLPTPATVMQENDTVHVLLRTDEAHHVERTLTHAPEVSA; this is translated from the coding sequence ATGGGCTGCGGCCGGGTCGGAGCGACTCTTGCCCAGTCGCTCGAGGGACAAGGCCACTCTGTGGCCGTCATCGACCAGAACCCCGAGGCGTTCCGGCGCCTCGACGCGGAGTTCTCCGGCAACAAGGTCACGGGTCTCGGCTTCGACCGCGACACGCTGCAGCAGGCCGGGATCGAGGACGCCTACGGTTTCGCGGCCGTGTCCGACGGCGACAACTCCAACATCCTCGCGGCACGCGTCGTGCGCGAGAAGTACGGGGTCGACAACGTCGTGGCGCGCATCTACGACCCGCACCGCGCCGAGATCTACCAGCGTCTGGGCATCCCGACGGTCGCGACCGTCCGGTGGACGGCCGACCAGGTGCTGCGCCGCCTGCTCCCGATGGGGGCGACGGAAGAGCACCGCGACTCGTCCGGCCACATCGTGCTCGCTCAGGTCGACGTCCACCCCGGGTGGGTCGGTCGGCCGCTGCGAGCCCTCGAGGAGGCCAGCGGCGCCCGCGTCGCGTACGTGACGCGCTACGGCGACGGCGTCCTGCCGACGCCGGCCACCGTCATGCAGGAGAACGACACCGTGCACGTCCTGCTGCGCACCGACGAGGCCCACCACGTCGAGCGCACGCTCACCCACGCACCGGAGGTCTCCGCATGA
- a CDS encoding DUF3710 domain-containing protein, protein MGLFRRGTHGRTAEDAGVENAVEGQDVEDAVVDDDALDAGTDDAATNGQVTEAHAAAVRTGGPWDVDDAPGAGPRVDLGAILLPAVQGMELRMEIDKATGAVSAAAVSVEGSTLQIQAFAAPRTEGIWDDIRAEIAESVIKQGGSADDLPGPFGRELLARLPVRTAEGRTGHRPARFIGADGPRWFVRGVVTGKAAVDPAAAEAIERIFSDIVVVRGAEACAPRDLLPLRIPGERPAIVPDAAEPSSPSFDPMARGPEITEIR, encoded by the coding sequence GTGGGTCTTTTCCGGCGCGGTACGCACGGGCGTACCGCCGAGGACGCAGGGGTCGAGAACGCCGTCGAGGGCCAGGACGTCGAGGACGCGGTCGTCGACGACGACGCGCTCGACGCTGGGACCGACGATGCGGCGACGAACGGCCAGGTCACGGAGGCGCACGCCGCGGCGGTGCGCACCGGGGGCCCGTGGGACGTCGACGACGCGCCCGGGGCCGGTCCCCGGGTGGACCTCGGCGCGATCCTGCTGCCCGCGGTCCAGGGCATGGAGCTGCGCATGGAGATCGACAAGGCCACCGGTGCCGTCTCGGCGGCCGCGGTCAGCGTCGAGGGCTCCACGCTCCAGATCCAGGCGTTCGCGGCACCGCGGACCGAGGGGATCTGGGACGACATCCGGGCCGAGATCGCCGAGTCGGTGATCAAGCAGGGCGGTTCGGCCGACGACCTTCCTGGGCCCTTCGGTCGCGAGCTGCTCGCCAGGCTGCCCGTCCGCACGGCCGAGGGACGCACGGGCCACCGCCCCGCGAGGTTCATCGGCGCCGACGGCCCGCGCTGGTTCGTGCGCGGGGTCGTGACGGGCAAGGCTGCCGTCGACCCGGCGGCCGCCGAGGCGATCGAGCGGATCTTCTCCGACATCGTCGTCGTCCGAGGTGCCGAGGCGTGCGCTCCGCGCGACCTGCTCCCGCTGCGCATCCCCGGTGAGCGGCCGGCGATCGTGCCGGACGCCGCCGAGCCGTCGTCACCCTCGTTCGACCCCATGGCCCGGGGTCCGGAGATCACGGAGATCCGATGA
- a CDS encoding DUF3093 domain-containing protein: MPADLHRPTSALFAERLRPGPGMWIVTVGLAGMLMISFVPLGLGLALGLGAAALVAGAVLGLATAPRIEVAGGELRAGSAHIPLDLLGPVRVLDRAATRYELGPALDARAYVCLRSWIPTAVRIEVEDPQDPTPYWLVSTRRPQALVAVLAQQSAPTGP, from the coding sequence ATGCCTGCCGATCTTCACCGCCCGACGTCCGCGCTCTTCGCCGAGCGGCTGCGACCGGGGCCCGGGATGTGGATCGTGACCGTCGGCCTCGCCGGCATGCTGATGATCTCGTTCGTCCCGCTCGGGCTCGGGCTCGCGCTGGGCCTCGGTGCAGCGGCTCTCGTCGCGGGCGCCGTGCTGGGCCTCGCCACCGCCCCACGGATCGAGGTGGCGGGCGGCGAGCTGCGGGCGGGTTCGGCCCACATCCCGCTCGACCTGCTCGGCCCTGTGCGCGTCCTGGATCGTGCGGCGACCCGGTACGAGCTCGGACCGGCGCTCGACGCGCGCGCGTACGTGTGCCTGCGGTCGTGGATCCCCACGGCCGTCCGCATCGAGGTCGAGGACCCGCAGGACCCCACCCCGTACTGGCTCGTCTCGACTCGCCGCCCGCAGGCGTTGGTCGCCGTGCTCGCGCAGCAGTCGGCACCGACCGGGCCGTGA
- a CDS encoding TrkA family potassium uptake protein, translated as MRVVIAGAGSVGRSIARELLGHGHEVTLIDRQPSAMRIAQVPDAEWLLADACELPTLTQAKVDECDVVVAATGDDKANLVIALLAKTEYGVPRTVARVNNPKNEWMFDEAWGVDVAVSTPRIMTAMVEEAVAVGDLVRIFTFHQSGADILELTLPVESALVGVRVGQVIWPADTVLACIIRGDRPIAPSIDDTLEAHDELMFVTGREADEKELERLLTHGPSAT; from the coding sequence ATGAGGGTCGTCATCGCTGGAGCCGGTTCCGTCGGGCGCTCGATCGCGCGCGAGCTCCTCGGCCACGGTCACGAGGTCACCCTCATCGACCGGCAGCCGTCCGCGATGCGCATCGCGCAGGTCCCGGATGCCGAGTGGCTGCTCGCGGACGCGTGCGAGCTCCCCACCCTCACGCAGGCCAAGGTCGACGAGTGCGACGTCGTCGTCGCCGCGACCGGTGACGACAAGGCCAACCTGGTCATCGCGCTGCTCGCGAAGACTGAGTACGGAGTGCCGCGCACGGTGGCCCGCGTCAACAACCCCAAGAACGAGTGGATGTTCGACGAGGCGTGGGGCGTGGACGTCGCCGTGTCGACCCCGCGCATCATGACGGCGATGGTCGAGGAGGCCGTCGCGGTCGGCGACCTCGTGCGGATCTTCACGTTCCACCAGTCCGGTGCGGACATCCTCGAGCTGACGCTCCCGGTCGAGTCCGCGCTGGTCGGCGTGCGCGTCGGTCAGGTGATCTGGCCCGCGGACACGGTGCTCGCGTGCATCATCCGGGGTGACCGGCCGATCGCCCCGAGCATCGACGACACGCTCGAGGCCCACGACGAGCTGATGTTCGTCACGGGTCGAGAGGCGGACGAGAAGGAGCTCGAACGGCTCCTGACCCACGGACCATCAGCCACGTGA
- the sepH gene encoding septation protein SepH, giving the protein MGELELIGLHDDGEHLVLAAPDGQRFRLRIDEPLRAAVRRDRPQLEQLRAARAGSLSPREIQTRIRAGSTAQEVADEADLVVEQVRRYEGPVLAERAFIADQARSTRVGRDAGAPVLGDLVTDRLAARGVALETLAWDAHRSPSGPWFVVARFMVGDGDEREARWTFDPAKRVVQADEDEARWLSETEIADEPIPRRHLAAVRDVVFDVEANGAVRPVLESVDAHAVLSDDLEDEPDPHERTNALLDDLSSRRGIRQLVDLDADADDEEEFEGFGPQHAFDFATFEAQVPGAHPVDADPAAEATVLPAPPVRTGPAAVTRRSTRAGDDTAALPAAAALPADERAAPERAKPRKARAKVPSWDEIVFGAKPE; this is encoded by the coding sequence ATGGGTGAGCTCGAGCTGATAGGACTGCACGACGACGGCGAGCATCTCGTGCTTGCCGCGCCGGACGGTCAGCGCTTCCGCCTGCGCATCGACGAGCCGCTGCGTGCGGCCGTGCGTCGCGACCGGCCGCAGCTCGAGCAGCTGCGCGCCGCTCGTGCGGGGTCGTTGAGCCCGCGGGAGATCCAGACGCGCATCCGTGCCGGCAGCACCGCGCAGGAGGTCGCCGACGAGGCTGACCTCGTCGTCGAGCAGGTCCGCCGCTACGAGGGGCCCGTCCTCGCGGAGCGTGCGTTCATCGCCGACCAGGCGCGGTCGACCCGGGTCGGGCGCGACGCCGGTGCCCCCGTGCTCGGCGATCTCGTCACCGACCGCCTGGCGGCCCGTGGTGTTGCCCTCGAGACGCTCGCCTGGGACGCGCACCGATCGCCGTCCGGACCGTGGTTCGTGGTCGCGCGGTTCATGGTCGGCGACGGCGACGAGCGCGAGGCCCGGTGGACGTTCGACCCGGCGAAGCGAGTCGTGCAGGCCGACGAGGACGAGGCCCGGTGGCTGTCCGAGACGGAGATCGCCGACGAGCCGATCCCCCGTCGGCACCTGGCTGCGGTGCGGGACGTGGTCTTCGACGTCGAGGCGAACGGTGCGGTTCGGCCGGTGCTCGAGTCGGTCGACGCGCACGCCGTACTCTCGGACGACCTCGAGGACGAGCCCGACCCGCACGAGCGGACGAACGCGCTCCTCGACGACCTGAGCAGCCGCCGCGGCATCCGTCAGCTGGTCGACCTGGACGCCGACGCCGACGACGAGGAGGAGTTCGAGGGCTTCGGTCCCCAGCACGCCTTCGACTTCGCAACGTTCGAGGCCCAGGTGCCCGGTGCGCACCCTGTCGATGCCGACCCGGCTGCGGAGGCGACGGTGCTGCCCGCACCGCCCGTGCGCACGGGGCCCGCAGCCGTCACGCGGCGTTCGACCCGCGCCGGGGACGACACCGCCGCGCTCCCGGCAGCCGCTGCGCTGCCCGCCGACGAGCGGGCCGCCCCCGAGCGCGCCAAGCCACGCAAGGCACGCGCCAAGGTCCCGAGCTGGGACGAGATCGTGTTCGGCGCCAAGCCCGAGTGA
- a CDS encoding OB-fold nucleic acid binding domain-containing protein: MSLREVLHRAFESQSEIEAAEERAEAKQTVGCVAVDKVSDRHRVSVSGVLRSVTLRPREGVPALEAELYDGSGTLDLVWLGRRAIAGINPGRRLRIDGFVCDIAGRPTVFNPRYELRPRPGE; the protein is encoded by the coding sequence ATGAGCCTGCGCGAGGTCCTGCACCGGGCGTTCGAGTCCCAGTCCGAGATCGAGGCCGCCGAGGAGCGCGCCGAGGCGAAGCAGACGGTCGGCTGCGTCGCGGTGGACAAGGTGAGCGACCGCCACCGCGTCAGCGTGTCCGGCGTGCTGCGGTCCGTCACCCTGCGACCGCGCGAGGGAGTTCCCGCGCTCGAGGCCGAGCTCTACGACGGCAGCGGCACCCTCGACCTGGTCTGGCTCGGCCGCCGAGCGATCGCCGGCATCAACCCCGGGCGGCGCCTGCGCATCGACGGGTTCGTCTGCGACATCGCAGGGCGCCCGACGGTCTTCAACCCGCGCTACGAGCTGCGGCCCCGACCCGGTGAGTGA
- a CDS encoding APC family permease: MSDIADTAKRLLLGRPVRSDRLGHTLLPKRIALPVFASDALSSVAYAPDEVLLTLAVAGLTATAISPWVGLAVVIVMVTVIASYRQNVHAYPSGGGDYEVATVNLGPTAGVTVASALLVDYVLTVAVSISAGAHYASSALPALRGHEMVFAIILVVLITLVNLRGVKESGTAFAIPVYLYMLAVGTTAIVGLVRYVLGNLPMAASAQLDIVPTSAFDQGLTGAAGVFLVLRAFASGSAALTGVEAISNGVPAFKKPKSKNAATTLALLGMVSALFMTSILFLARVTGVHFVEFPATELLRDGIPVGDSYVQHPVIGQLAETIFQGMPIAFYAVAVVTGIILVLAANTAFNGFPVLGSILARDGYLPRQLHTRGDRLAFSNGILTLAAAAIALIVAFDAEVTRLIQLYIVGVFVSFTLSQLGMIKHWTRELGTEPDPRARARMRRSRVINSIGFGMTGTVLLVVLATKFTHGAYIAILAMGAVFVVMRGIRGHYDAVRSELALGVDAESARALPSRVHAIVLVSHLHRPTMRAIAYARASRPQVLEAVTVGVEPDAVAALQAEWESLDLPVPLKVLDSPFREITRPILTYVRSIRRESPRDLVVVYIPEYVVGHWWEQLLHNQSALRLKGRLLFTPGVVVASVPWQLASTHGQTGLEDRVRGTVPRGL, encoded by the coding sequence GTGTCGGACATTGCGGATACCGCCAAACGCCTGCTGCTCGGACGGCCCGTCCGCAGCGACCGGCTCGGCCACACCCTGCTCCCCAAGCGGATCGCGCTGCCCGTGTTCGCGTCGGACGCGCTGTCCTCCGTGGCGTACGCGCCGGACGAGGTCCTGCTCACGCTCGCGGTCGCAGGCCTGACCGCCACAGCCATCTCCCCGTGGGTCGGCCTGGCGGTTGTCATCGTGATGGTCACGGTGATCGCGTCGTACCGGCAGAACGTCCACGCCTACCCGTCGGGTGGTGGCGACTACGAGGTCGCGACCGTGAACCTCGGGCCGACGGCCGGTGTGACCGTCGCGAGCGCGCTGCTCGTCGACTACGTGCTGACGGTGGCCGTGTCGATCTCCGCGGGCGCGCACTACGCGTCGTCGGCGCTGCCAGCCCTGCGAGGGCACGAGATGGTCTTCGCGATCATCCTCGTCGTGCTGATCACGCTGGTGAACCTGCGCGGCGTCAAGGAGTCGGGGACAGCCTTCGCGATCCCCGTCTACCTGTACATGCTCGCCGTGGGGACGACGGCCATCGTCGGGCTGGTCCGCTACGTGCTGGGCAACCTGCCGATGGCGGCGAGCGCGCAGCTCGACATCGTGCCCACCTCCGCGTTCGACCAGGGTCTGACGGGCGCGGCCGGCGTGTTCCTCGTCCTGCGGGCGTTCGCGTCCGGGTCTGCGGCCCTGACCGGCGTCGAGGCGATCAGCAACGGGGTGCCCGCGTTCAAGAAGCCGAAGTCGAAGAACGCGGCCACGACGCTCGCCCTGCTGGGGATGGTCTCCGCACTGTTCATGACGTCGATCCTGTTCCTCGCCCGGGTCACGGGCGTCCACTTCGTGGAGTTCCCGGCGACGGAGCTGCTGCGTGACGGGATCCCCGTGGGGGACTCCTACGTGCAGCACCCGGTCATCGGACAGCTCGCCGAGACGATCTTCCAAGGGATGCCGATCGCGTTCTACGCCGTCGCCGTCGTCACGGGGATCATCCTGGTGCTCGCCGCCAACACCGCGTTCAACGGCTTCCCGGTCCTCGGCTCGATCCTGGCGCGCGACGGCTACCTGCCGCGCCAGCTGCACACGCGCGGCGACCGGCTCGCGTTCTCCAACGGCATCCTCACCCTCGCTGCGGCGGCCATCGCGCTCATCGTGGCGTTCGACGCCGAGGTGACGCGCCTCATCCAGCTGTACATCGTCGGTGTGTTCGTGTCGTTCACGCTCAGCCAGCTCGGGATGATCAAGCACTGGACGCGCGAGCTGGGCACCGAGCCCGACCCGCGTGCACGGGCTCGGATGCGGCGCTCGCGGGTGATCAACTCGATCGGCTTCGGCATGACCGGGACGGTCCTGCTCGTCGTGCTGGCGACGAAGTTCACGCACGGTGCGTACATCGCGATCCTGGCCATGGGGGCGGTGTTCGTGGTCATGCGGGGGATCCGCGGGCACTACGACGCCGTCCGGTCCGAGCTCGCTCTCGGTGTCGATGCCGAGTCCGCCCGGGCCCTGCCGAGCCGCGTGCACGCGATCGTGCTCGTCTCGCACCTGCACCGCCCGACGATGCGTGCGATCGCCTACGCGCGGGCCTCCCGGCCGCAGGTGCTCGAGGCGGTCACGGTGGGCGTCGAGCCGGATGCCGTCGCGGCGCTGCAGGCAGAGTGGGAGAGCCTCGACCTGCCCGTCCCGCTCAAGGTGCTGGACTCGCCCTTCCGCGAGATCACGCGCCCGATCCTGACGTACGTGCGCTCGATCCGGCGCGAGAGCCCGCGCGACCTCGTCGTCGTGTACATCCCGGAGTACGTCGTCGGGCACTGGTGGGAGCAGCTCCTGCACAACCAGAGCGCGCTGCGGCTCAAGGGCCGGCTGCTGTTCACGCCGGGCGTCGTCGTCGCCTCCGTGCCGTGGCAGCTCGCGTCCACCCACGGGCAGACGGGGCTCGAGGACCGGGTCCGGGGTACGGTTCCGCGTGGACTCTGA
- the dut gene encoding dUTP diphosphatase, producing the protein MTGDTTLEVLLLRLDDGVPVPSYAHPGDAGADLVTRVDVVIPPQGRATVPTGIAIALPDGYAAFVHPRSGLAARHGLTIVNAPGTVDAGYRGEIAVTLLNTDQAEPVVLHRGDRIAQLVIQAVERARFVEAERLPGSHRGDGGFGSSGGWKSAGTPTA; encoded by the coding sequence GTGACGGGCGACACGACTCTTGAGGTACTGCTCCTGCGGCTCGACGACGGGGTGCCGGTGCCGAGCTACGCCCACCCCGGCGACGCGGGCGCCGATCTCGTGACCCGGGTCGACGTCGTGATCCCGCCGCAGGGCCGCGCGACGGTGCCGACCGGCATCGCGATCGCCCTGCCGGACGGGTACGCCGCGTTCGTGCACCCGCGCTCGGGGCTCGCCGCTCGCCACGGGCTGACGATCGTCAACGCCCCGGGAACGGTCGATGCCGGCTACCGCGGGGAGATCGCGGTGACGCTGCTCAACACCGACCAGGCCGAGCCTGTCGTCCTGCACCGGGGTGACCGGATCGCCCAGCTCGTGATCCAGGCCGTCGAGCGGGCGCGGTTCGTCGAGGCCGAACGGCTGCCGGGGTCGCACCGCGGCGACGGCGGGTTCGGCTCGAGCGGCGGATGGAAGTCGGCCGGTACGCCGACCGCCTGA
- a CDS encoding DUF3159 domain-containing protein — translation MSELVEASQPEPAPAEPAGPAAPLAGARGVRMIAGEEFSFTEAIGGVRGLVESALPGLVFVVVFVATHRLAPSLIASAGLALAAVVVRLVQRTAVTQAFSGVLGVAIGVVWAWRTGEAQNFFAWGLGVNIAWCVGAAASVLVGWPAVGVVVSLVRGEDMSWRTRPEARGARRRYAWATWLWAAVFGLRLAVQVPLYLQGSDAVGWLGTAKLVMGVPLFAVGLWVTWLMVRGSGAVRAPSRPPLDP, via the coding sequence GTGAGTGAGCTCGTGGAGGCCTCGCAGCCCGAACCGGCCCCGGCGGAACCGGCTGGACCCGCGGCCCCGCTCGCGGGCGCGCGCGGCGTGCGGATGATCGCCGGCGAGGAGTTCTCGTTCACCGAGGCGATCGGCGGCGTGCGCGGGCTGGTCGAGTCGGCGCTGCCGGGCCTCGTCTTCGTCGTGGTGTTCGTCGCCACGCACCGGCTCGCCCCGTCGCTGATCGCGTCCGCCGGGCTGGCCCTGGCCGCCGTGGTCGTGCGACTCGTGCAGAGGACAGCGGTCACCCAGGCGTTCTCCGGCGTCCTCGGCGTGGCGATCGGTGTCGTGTGGGCCTGGCGCACCGGTGAGGCGCAGAACTTCTTCGCGTGGGGCCTCGGAGTCAACATCGCGTGGTGCGTGGGCGCGGCCGCCTCGGTCCTGGTCGGATGGCCGGCCGTCGGGGTGGTCGTGAGCCTGGTCCGCGGCGAGGACATGTCGTGGCGAACCCGTCCGGAGGCCCGTGGGGCTCGCCGCCGGTACGCGTGGGCGACGTGGCTGTGGGCGGCGGTGTTCGGCCTGCGGCTCGCCGTGCAGGTCCCGCTCTACCTGCAGGGCAGCGACGCGGTCGGGTGGCTCGGTACCGCCAAGCTCGTGATGGGCGTCCCGCTGTTCGCGGTCGGCCTGTGGGTCACGTGGCTGATGGTCCGTGGGTCAGGAGCCGTTCGAGCTCCTTCTCGTCCGCCTCTCGACCCGTGA